One region of Streptomyces sp. CG4 genomic DNA includes:
- a CDS encoding mechanosensitive ion channel family protein: MSSLPAALLAAGASPTPSPSPSGTTPTVPSIQDAQQSATNAASWVEQNWSTWLAMGLQILLIVVVAVALRAVVRRAITKLIDRMGRTAEAVNGTALGGLLVNAERRRQRSQAIGSVLRSVASFLILGTAALMVLSTFKINLAPLLASAGVAGVAIGFGARNLVTDFLSGVFMILEDQYGVGDVIDAGVATGEVIEVGLRVTKLRGGDGEIWYVRNGEVKRVGNLSQGWATAGVDVTVRSGEDLDKVKETLDVVAERMSKEEPWNELLWGPIEVLGLDSVLIDSMVVRVSAKTMPGKALTVERELRWRIKRAFDAAHIRIVGGTTAVEDATDTPDPTATVAAPSAFSNADSAQAKATTPIAPQQPEPPVK; the protein is encoded by the coding sequence GTGTCGTCCTTGCCCGCCGCCCTCCTGGCCGCCGGTGCCTCGCCGACCCCGTCCCCTTCCCCCTCGGGGACGACACCCACCGTGCCGTCGATCCAGGACGCCCAGCAGAGCGCGACGAACGCCGCGAGCTGGGTCGAACAGAACTGGTCGACATGGCTCGCGATGGGGCTGCAGATCCTGCTGATCGTGGTCGTGGCGGTGGCGCTGCGCGCGGTGGTACGGCGGGCGATCACCAAGCTGATAGACCGGATGGGCCGTACCGCGGAGGCGGTGAACGGCACGGCGCTGGGCGGGCTGCTGGTCAACGCCGAGCGGCGCCGGCAGCGCTCGCAGGCGATCGGCTCGGTGCTGCGCTCGGTGGCGAGCTTCCTGATACTCGGCACGGCCGCGCTGATGGTGCTGTCCACTTTCAAGATCAATCTGGCGCCGCTGCTGGCGTCGGCCGGTGTGGCGGGTGTGGCGATCGGTTTCGGCGCCCGGAACCTGGTCACGGACTTCCTCTCCGGCGTGTTCATGATCCTGGAGGACCAGTACGGCGTCGGTGACGTGATCGACGCCGGTGTGGCCACCGGCGAGGTGATCGAGGTCGGGCTGCGCGTGACCAAGCTGCGCGGCGGGGACGGCGAGATCTGGTACGTACGCAACGGCGAGGTCAAGCGGGTCGGAAACCTCTCGCAGGGCTGGGCGACGGCGGGTGTCGACGTCACGGTGCGCTCCGGCGAGGACCTGGACAAGGTCAAGGAGACGCTGGACGTGGTCGCCGAGCGCATGAGCAAGGAAGAGCCCTGGAACGAGCTGCTGTGGGGCCCGATCGAGGTCCTCGGCCTGGACTCGGTCCTGATCGACTCCATGGTGGTGCGGGTTTCGGCCAAGACGATGCCGGGCAAGGCGCTGACGGTCGAGCGGGAGCTGCGGTGGCGCATCAAGCGGGCGTTCGACGCGGCGCACATCCGCATCGTGGGCGGCACGACGGCGGTGGAGGACGCGACCGACACTCCCGACCCGACGGCCACGGTCGCGGCTCCCTCGGCCTTCTCCAACGCGGACTCGGCGCAGGCGAAGGCGACGACGCCGATAGCTCCGCAGCAGCCGGAACCTCCGGTCAAGTAG
- a CDS encoding HNH endonuclease, producing the protein MPHVLVLNASYEPLGVVPLRRALILVLENKAVSLEESGAFMHSATVTVPAPSVVRLKRFVRVPYRGPVPLTRRALFARDGGRCMYCGGVATSVDHVIPRSRGGKHVWDNVVASCRRCNHVKADRHLVELGWRLRHKPAPPSGLAWRIIGTGHRDPRWLPYLQPYGADDALARIDGISA; encoded by the coding sequence GTGCCGCATGTCCTGGTTCTCAACGCGTCGTACGAGCCGCTCGGCGTCGTACCGCTCCGCCGTGCGCTCATCCTCGTCCTGGAGAACAAGGCTGTCTCCCTCGAGGAATCCGGCGCCTTTATGCACAGCGCAACCGTCACAGTCCCCGCACCCAGCGTGGTCCGGCTCAAGCGATTCGTCCGGGTTCCCTATCGGGGGCCCGTTCCTCTCACCCGCCGCGCGCTCTTCGCCCGCGACGGGGGCCGGTGCATGTACTGCGGTGGCGTCGCAACCAGCGTCGACCACGTCATCCCGCGCAGCCGCGGGGGCAAGCACGTCTGGGACAACGTGGTGGCCTCCTGCCGCCGCTGCAACCACGTGAAGGCCGACCGTCACCTTGTCGAGTTGGGGTGGCGGCTGCGGCACAAACCCGCTCCGCCCTCGGGGCTGGCCTGGCGCATCATCGGCACCGGGCATAGGGATCCGCGCTGGCTGCCATATTTGCAGCCGTACGGCGCGGATGATGCTCTGGCCCGGATCGACGGCATCTCTGCCTAG